A portion of the Nitratidesulfovibrio termitidis HI1 genome contains these proteins:
- a CDS encoding helix-turn-helix domain-containing protein: MQEPPYKDIAPRLAGLRDACGFSRQELAAKVGVAEADVARFETGEVEIPVSFLTDVARECGVDLTALISGGDAHLHGYSLVRKGEGLSVQRRKDYDYWNLASRFTNRRMEPFLVRVPPKEEKDLVFNYHRGQEFIYILEGRLEIWLNDARHVLGAGDSLYFSSRIPHALRGLDGADAVFLDVIS; the protein is encoded by the coding sequence ATGCAGGAACCGCCCTACAAGGATATCGCGCCGCGCCTGGCCGGGCTGCGCGACGCCTGCGGCTTTTCGCGGCAGGAACTGGCGGCCAAGGTGGGCGTTGCCGAGGCAGACGTGGCCCGCTTCGAAACCGGCGAGGTGGAGATACCGGTGAGCTTTCTCACCGACGTGGCCCGTGAATGCGGCGTGGACCTGACCGCGCTGATCTCCGGCGGCGATGCCCATCTGCACGGCTACAGTCTGGTGCGCAAGGGCGAAGGCCTTTCGGTGCAGCGCCGCAAGGACTACGACTACTGGAACCTGGCCTCGCGCTTCACCAACCGGCGCATGGAGCCGTTTCTGGTGCGCGTGCCGCCCAAGGAAGAAAAGGACCTGGTGTTCAACTATCACCGGGGCCAGGAATTCATCTACATTCTGGAAGGCCGCCTGGAGATATGGCTGAACGACGCGCGGCACGTTCTGGGCGCGGGCGACAGCCTGTACTTCAGTTCGCGCATCCCGCACGCCCTGCGCGGCCTTGACGGCGCGGACGCGGTATT
- the dnaA gene encoding chromosomal replication initiator protein DnaA, with protein sequence MISIWGQIQNILEKSLNPGLFKVWISPLAAEIQDDVLRLVAPNEFVAAWVRDRLLDDIVQAATTVLGSAPTVVVDAAPHGAGTLSPRTGRAGASASGTVPDAADGAQAMPVPAAQISPAVQAGAVRSASGAVARSAHAAQISQLGLPLDMPAPNRALNWRFSFDSFVVGPNNELAYAASRGICRETLSADTLFLSSGPGLGKTHLMQAVGRALCDVSNRATPRVEYLTAEEFATRLIAALKAREVDRFKARYRDVDVLLLEDVHFLQGKERMQDEVLATVKALKSRGSRVVLSSSFAARDLKNLDTQLVSRFCSGFLAHIDKPGFETRRRILCEKARLHQVMLPDNVTDLLADHIRTDVRQIESCLHNLVLKAKLLNRQISMEMAWEVLGHYAQQEVVMDFEGIVRKVCEGFGISPKQLNSRSRKREYVVARNSVFYLARKHTDLSLKEIGDRFSRRHSTVLKGITSIEREMSRETPLGRQVTNTLSLIERNGRITYP encoded by the coding sequence ATGATTTCAATTTGGGGCCAAATTCAGAATATTCTAGAAAAGAGTCTCAATCCGGGGCTCTTCAAGGTCTGGATCTCGCCGTTGGCGGCAGAGATTCAGGACGACGTGCTGCGCCTGGTGGCTCCCAACGAATTCGTTGCGGCCTGGGTCCGCGACCGGCTGCTGGATGACATCGTGCAGGCGGCCACCACCGTGCTGGGCAGTGCCCCCACCGTGGTGGTGGATGCCGCGCCGCATGGCGCGGGCACCCTTTCGCCGCGTACGGGCCGTGCGGGTGCTTCCGCATCCGGCACCGTACCGGACGCGGCAGACGGCGCGCAGGCCATGCCCGTGCCCGCCGCCCAGATTTCCCCTGCCGTGCAGGCCGGTGCCGTGCGCTCCGCATCAGGCGCCGTCGCGCGTTCCGCCCACGCTGCCCAGATTTCGCAGTTGGGTCTGCCGCTGGACATGCCCGCCCCGAATCGCGCCCTGAACTGGCGCTTTTCGTTCGACTCGTTCGTGGTGGGGCCCAACAACGAGCTGGCCTACGCGGCCTCGCGCGGCATCTGCCGCGAGACCCTTTCTGCCGATACGCTGTTCCTCAGCTCCGGTCCGGGACTTGGCAAGACGCACCTGATGCAGGCCGTGGGCCGCGCCCTGTGCGACGTCAGCAACCGGGCCACGCCGCGCGTGGAGTATCTGACCGCCGAAGAATTCGCCACCCGGCTCATCGCCGCCCTGAAGGCGCGGGAAGTGGACCGCTTCAAGGCCCGCTACCGCGACGTGGACGTGCTGTTGCTGGAGGATGTCCACTTCCTGCAAGGCAAGGAACGCATGCAGGACGAGGTGCTGGCCACGGTGAAGGCGCTGAAGTCGCGCGGCAGCCGCGTGGTGCTGTCCAGTTCGTTCGCCGCGCGTGACCTCAAGAACCTGGATACCCAACTGGTTTCGCGCTTCTGCTCGGGCTTTCTCGCGCACATCGACAAGCCCGGCTTCGAAACGCGCCGTCGCATCCTGTGCGAAAAGGCCCGCCTGCACCAGGTGATGCTGCCCGACAACGTCACCGACCTGCTGGCCGACCACATCCGCACCGACGTGCGCCAGATCGAAAGCTGCCTGCACAACCTGGTGCTGAAGGCCAAGCTGCTGAACCGCCAGATTTCCATGGAGATGGCCTGGGAAGTGCTGGGCCACTATGCCCAGCAGGAAGTGGTCATGGACTTCGAGGGCATCGTGCGCAAGGTGTGCGAAGGCTTCGGCATTTCGCCCAAGCAGCTCAATTCGCGCAGCCGCAAGCGTGAATACGTGGTTGCCCGCAACTCCGTGTTCTACCTGGCCCGCAAGCACACCGACCTTTCGCTGAAGGAGATCGGCGACCGGTTCAGCCGCCGCCACTCCACGGTGCTGAAGGGCATCACCTCCATCGAGCGCGAAATGAGCCGCGAAACGCCGTTGGGCCGTCAGGTCACCAACACGCTGTCGCTCATCGAACGCAACGGTCGAATTACCTACCCCTGA